GTTATGTGAAAAAAACATTAAAGAAAATATCGAAAAACAAAAAGCTTTGTTATATAAAAGTATGGTACTTACAGATGCTTCGAAAAACAAAGACATTTTAAAAAATTATCCTGATCCTTTTATTGATGCTGTAAAGTGTATAAAAAGGATAGAATTTAATAACAAGAAACACCCGTATGATAAATTTTATGCAGGACATACAAAGCAAATTAAATATGTAGTAACAAAGGCAAATGAAAAAGCGGACATGCTGTTTAAGGAAAAAGACCTGAAAAGATCGGTTAAAATATTCAATTTGCTGAAACTTACTTATCCCGATGAACCTAAATATGTTTTCAAAATTGCCAAAGTCTATAATTTTAATACGAAAACTATTTTGACGAAATACAGCAAAATAAATGAAGACGATTACTATGACCAAATTTATGAAGTAGCGGAAAACAGCAGTAAATATCTCTCAAAAACAGCAAAAACAGAAATATTGGGTGCACTTGAAAGCATGTATAATAACAGTTCTTGCGATTTGCAAACAGCAAGTATATTTTTAGTTATGTACAGAAAAAATTATACAACTGATGCAAAATTTAATGAAATTGAAAAAAAGTATCAAGAAAAGTTTTGGCAAATTGATATGTTAATTAAAGTAAATAAAAAAAGAGCATCAGTTTACACTTGCGGAGATAAAGAAATGAAAGCTCAACCGCCGCTAATCCTTGATAATTGCCTTACAAGAACAACGCAAAAATATGCAGAACTAATTGACAAAGAAGAACATTTCTCGCATACCGGACCCAACGGTTCATCTCCATGGGAAAGAGCAAGAGAAGAAGGTTGCAGTG
The window above is part of the Bacteroidales bacterium genome. Proteins encoded here:
- a CDS encoding CAP domain-containing protein produces the protein MKIRTLLLSILIIAFCLTSFSQNEMKKLYESKKYVKCIKLCEKNIKENIEKQKALLYKSMVLTDASKNKDILKNYPDPFIDAVKCIKRIEFNNKKHPYDKFYAGHTKQIKYVVTKANEKADMLFKEKDLKRSVKIFNLLKLTYPDEPKYVFKIAKVYNFNTKTILTKYSKINEDDYYDQIYEVAENSSKYLSKTAKTEILGALESMYNNSSCDLQTASIFLVMYRKNYTTDAKFNEIEKKYQEKFWQIDMLIKVNKKRASVYTCGDKEMKAQPPLILDNCLTRTTQKYAELIDKEEHFSHTGPNGSSPWERAREEGCSADGENIAWGNRNVDGALSQWMNSPGHCQNIMGYHTRMGIGESGTYWVQLFK